In Callospermophilus lateralis isolate mCalLat2 chromosome 4, mCalLat2.hap1, whole genome shotgun sequence, one genomic interval encodes:
- the LOC143398550 gene encoding LOW QUALITY PROTEIN: insulin-like growth factor-binding protein 6 (The sequence of the model RefSeq protein was modified relative to this genomic sequence to represent the inferred CDS: inserted 6 bases in 5 codons; substituted 3 bases at 3 genomic stop codons), protein MGTELRSAAATAGAVCPGGALARCPACGQRVQADHPGGCVEEEGGGPVAEGCXEAGGCLRGEGXQCTVHTPNRVPGLQCQXVEKAPFRTPLPCXGRHRACAPTKVTPXARKLQGGTTRPLDVNRGEQWRIQGPPLLPLRPILGTVQDNEXGPCRSSALQQPQTEVFQVFRGSHXLYVPNWDHQSFYRKRQCRFSXGQRRGPCWCVIRWASPC, encoded by the exons TCCGCTGCCGCCACTGCTGGGGCTGTCTGCCCAGGAGGCGCCTTGGCACGCTGCCCAGCCTGTGGGCAACGGGTGCAGGCGGATCATCCAGGGGGCTGCGTGGAGGAAGAGGGCGGGGGACCGGTGGCGGAGGGCT GCGAAGCCGGGGGCTGTCTCAGGGGAGAGG GACAGTGCACGGTTCACACCCCTAACCGCGTCCCGGGACTGCAGTGCC CGGTAGAGAAGGCGCCTTTCAGGACGCCGCTGCCTTGCTAGGGCCGCCACCGCGCCTGCGCACCCACGAAAGTGACTCCCTAGGCCCGGAAGCTCCAGGGGGGCACCACCCGACCCTTGGACGTGAACCGCGGAGAACAATGGAGGATCCAGGGACCTCCACTGCTCCCGCTCAGGCCAATCCTGGGGACTGTCCAAGACAATG CTGGGCCCTGCCGCAGCTCCGCGCTGCAGCAACCCCAGACCGAGGTCTTCCAGGTCTTCCGAGGGTCTCA CCTCTACGTGCCTaattgggaccatcaaagcttctACCGGAAGCGACAGTGCCGCTTCTCCTAGGGACAGCGACGAGGTCCCTGCTGGTGTGTGATCAGATGGGCCAGCCCCTGCTGA